In Ruminiclostridium papyrosolvens DSM 2782, the following proteins share a genomic window:
- the ablA gene encoding lysine 2,3-aminomutase — protein MQRNYKDIPMWKNVTEYEWNDWRWQLANRITTITQLEQVVNLTVEEIRGIEKCLKKLRMAITPYYVTLMNPEDPACPIRKQAVPTINETYISTCDSSDPLHEGIDSPVNGLTHRYPDRALLLVTDQCSMYCRHCTRRRFAGNDDKELSITNVNKAIEYIKNTKQIRDVILSGGDALCISNERLEYILKSLKAINHVEVIRIGTRVPVVMPQRITPELCNMLKKYHPLWINTQFNHPNELTPEAIKACEMLSDAGIPLGNQSVLLSNINDCPYIMKNLVQGLVKSRVRPYYLYQCDLSEGIEHFRTPVTVGVEIIEMLRGHTSGFAVPTFVIDAPGGGGKIPVNPQYLLSQSNDKVILRNFEGVICSYTEPQDKTHQCHECGLCDKYKESACRGLEKLFQEKEICLIPRNNIRINRREQFHDTIKS, from the coding sequence ATGCAAAGAAATTATAAGGACATACCTATGTGGAAGAACGTAACCGAGTATGAATGGAATGATTGGCGATGGCAGCTTGCCAATAGAATAACAACGATTACTCAATTGGAACAGGTAGTAAACTTAACTGTTGAGGAAATAAGGGGAATAGAGAAGTGTCTGAAAAAGCTACGAATGGCAATAACTCCTTACTATGTAACATTAATGAATCCGGAAGACCCGGCTTGCCCCATAAGAAAGCAAGCCGTACCTACAATTAATGAAACATATATATCAACATGTGATAGCAGTGATCCACTGCACGAAGGAATAGATAGTCCTGTTAATGGACTAACCCATAGGTATCCGGACAGAGCATTGCTTCTTGTTACCGATCAGTGCTCAATGTATTGCCGACACTGTACAAGGAGAAGATTTGCCGGAAACGACGATAAAGAGCTTTCTATTACTAATGTTAATAAAGCAATTGAATATATAAAGAACACAAAGCAAATAAGAGACGTTATTCTGTCCGGTGGAGATGCCTTATGTATATCGAATGAACGTCTTGAATATATACTCAAAAGCTTAAAAGCAATAAATCACGTAGAAGTAATTCGTATTGGCACAAGAGTACCTGTCGTCATGCCTCAAAGAATTACCCCTGAATTATGTAATATGCTAAAAAAATACCATCCTTTATGGATTAATACTCAATTCAACCATCCGAATGAACTGACCCCTGAGGCAATTAAAGCATGTGAAATGTTGTCAGATGCCGGTATTCCCCTTGGTAATCAATCTGTATTACTCAGCAATATAAATGATTGTCCCTACATTATGAAAAATTTGGTCCAAGGACTTGTGAAGTCAAGAGTAAGACCATATTATCTTTACCAATGTGACCTTTCAGAGGGAATTGAACATTTCAGGACTCCGGTGACAGTCGGGGTTGAAATAATAGAAATGCTAAGAGGTCATACATCAGGTTTTGCAGTTCCAACCTTTGTTATTGATGCTCCAGGCGGCGGCGGTAAAATTCCTGTAAACCCTCAATATTTATTATCACAATCAAATGATAAAGTTATATTAAGGAATTTTGAAGGAGTAATATGCAGTTATACAGAGCCGCAGGATAAAACACACCAATGTCACGAATGTGGTTTATGCGACAAGTATAAGGAAAGCGCATGCAGGGGATTAGAAAAACTATTTCAAGAAAAGGAAATTTGTCTTATTCCTAGAAACAATATTAGAATAAACAGAAGGGAACAATTTCATGACACTATTAAATCATAA
- a CDS encoding GGDEF domain-containing protein — protein sequence MDNNIVSKEKFIEKVQEFISNADGPFSIAVADIDNFESINKIYGYKIGDKVIEKLVSIFTQNLTGMDLVTRHGDEFNFLLVKKGAERSFMEMEEIRRYLSDNMFPLSDSNKIENVYITISCGIASYPRDAKNAVELFRVADSAMFRAKKLGKNRVCLSEAESMVLKSSYFTKTQVDRLAGLSKEKEKTEAFLLREALDDLFKKYSK from the coding sequence ATGGATAACAATATAGTTTCAAAAGAAAAGTTTATTGAAAAGGTTCAAGAGTTTATTTCAAATGCTGATGGACCCTTTAGTATTGCTGTAGCAGATATTGATAATTTTGAAAGTATAAATAAAATATATGGGTATAAAATAGGAGACAAGGTTATTGAAAAACTTGTGTCTATATTTACACAAAACCTTACAGGTATGGATTTAGTTACTCGTCATGGAGATGAATTTAACTTTCTTCTTGTTAAAAAAGGTGCAGAAAGAAGTTTTATGGAAATGGAAGAAATAAGACGATATCTTTCGGACAATATGTTTCCGCTGAGTGATTCCAATAAAATAGAGAATGTTTATATTACTATAAGCTGTGGTATAGCCAGTTATCCACGAGATGCCAAAAACGCAGTTGAACTTTTCAGGGTTGCTGATAGTGCAATGTTCAGGGCAAAAAAGCTTGGAAAGAATAGAGTCTGCTTGTCAGAAGCAGAAAGTATGGTTTTGAAATCAAGTTACTTTACTAAAACACAGGTTGACAGACTGGCAGGATTGTCAAAAGAAAAAGAAAAAACAGAAGCTTTTTTGTTACGTGAAGCCTTGGATGATTTATTTAAAAAATATAGTAAGTAA
- a CDS encoding amino acid ABC transporter ATP-binding protein, with protein sequence MLEVKNLHKSFGKHEILKGINLSVEEGEVVVIIGPSGSGKSTLLRCINFLEKKQKGVININGVRIENKERTINKMRQNVGMVFQHFNLFPHKTVLGNIIEGPVQVKGENKQIAIPEALGLLEKVGLIDKKDAYPAMLSGGQKQRVAIARTLAMKPQMILFDEPTSALDPELVGEVLNVMKELALEGMTMIIVSHEMGFAREVSDRVIFMDDGKILEEGTPDHIFTNPQNERTQTFLSKIL encoded by the coding sequence ATGCTGGAAGTAAAGAATCTACACAAGAGTTTTGGAAAACATGAAATATTAAAAGGAATAAATCTATCGGTGGAAGAAGGCGAGGTAGTAGTAATAATCGGGCCCAGCGGCTCAGGAAAAAGTACATTACTGAGATGTATTAATTTTCTGGAAAAAAAACAAAAAGGTGTAATTAATATAAATGGGGTACGAATTGAAAACAAAGAACGAACAATAAATAAAATGCGTCAAAATGTTGGTATGGTTTTTCAGCACTTCAATTTATTTCCTCATAAAACAGTCCTGGGAAATATTATAGAAGGACCTGTCCAAGTTAAAGGTGAAAATAAACAGATAGCTATTCCCGAGGCCTTGGGGCTTCTTGAAAAGGTGGGGTTAATTGACAAAAAGGATGCTTATCCGGCTATGCTGTCAGGCGGTCAGAAACAAAGAGTTGCAATTGCACGTACCTTGGCCATGAAACCTCAAATGATCTTATTTGACGAACCAACTTCAGCCCTTGATCCGGAGTTGGTTGGAGAAGTACTCAATGTAATGAAAGAATTGGCACTTGAAGGAATGACAATGATTATTGTGAGTCACGAAATGGGCTTTGCAAGAGAAGTATCCGATAGAGTGATTTTTATGGATGATGGTAAAATCCTCGAAGAAGGAACTCCTGATCATATATTTACTAATCCACAGAATGAAAGAACTCAAACATTTCTAAGTAAAATTCTATAG
- the ablB gene encoding putative beta-lysine N-acetyltransferase, translating to MTLLNHKLHENNQLIYYSNIDKVKIFIDQINKRLKILDYDNISTREILNILDFAKEIELGKVITNCRIKNLDTFRNLHFKVEGLINGFFDGEDAYCVSYFIDKEREISDFIQKENEILENTTLYSTNSRPTDTIKYTIRRAESNDIPEMARLFSSVFSTYPTPIFNEVYLSKIINRQTIFKVAVENGKIISIASAELDLLNMNAEITDCATQPDYRGKGLLTSIIESLEQELTNKGFKSFYSLARAINPGINKSLSKLNYRYRGRLINNCHICGRYEDMNIWVKNI from the coding sequence ATGACACTATTAAATCATAAATTACATGAAAATAATCAACTTATTTACTACAGCAACATAGATAAAGTTAAAATATTTATAGACCAGATTAATAAAAGACTTAAAATCCTGGACTATGATAATATTTCGACCAGAGAGATACTAAATATATTAGATTTCGCAAAAGAAATTGAACTTGGCAAAGTAATAACAAATTGCAGAATTAAAAACCTTGATACCTTTAGAAATTTGCATTTTAAAGTTGAGGGGTTAATAAACGGATTTTTTGACGGTGAAGATGCATATTGTGTATCTTACTTTATTGACAAAGAGCGTGAAATATCAGATTTCATTCAAAAAGAAAATGAAATTCTTGAGAATACTACTTTATATTCCACAAATTCCCGTCCGACAGATACGATTAAGTATACAATAAGACGAGCTGAAAGTAATGATATACCTGAGATGGCCAGATTATTCTCAAGCGTATTTTCAACATATCCGACGCCCATTTTTAATGAAGTTTATCTGAGTAAAATTATTAACAGACAAACCATATTTAAGGTTGCAGTTGAAAATGGCAAAATCATAAGTATTGCATCAGCAGAGTTGGATTTGTTAAATATGAACGCAGAAATAACCGATTGCGCAACTCAGCCGGACTACCGTGGAAAAGGTTTATTAACTTCCATTATAGAGTCCCTTGAGCAGGAGCTTACCAATAAAGGATTCAAATCCTTTTACAGCCTGGCAAGAGCCATTAATCCGGGTATAAATAAGTCCTTAAGCAAACTAAACTATCGTTATAGAGGTAGACTTATAAATAACTGCCATATATGCGGAAGGTACGAGGATATGAATATATGGGTTAAAAATATTTAG
- a CDS encoding permease codes for MIDILQREFIYLFYYFSVQLEQIFTYWLLGMLIGSAVSVFGKERIHRLFSGLQNKRLGVLGIFLACCLGIISPLCMYGTIPIAASFSEKGMRDDWLAAFMMSSILLNPQLIIYSAALGTKALIVRIIACLLCGFMAGLLIKLFYREKSFFNFSGFSEMKSHDTDANILLRFLKNFGRNVKATGLYFLLGILLSALFQRYVPADAFANLFGSNKGFGVLIAATIGVPLYMCGGGTIPLLRQWLFDGMSMGSAAAFMITGPATKITNLGAVKIVLGTRRFVLYLAYVIIYALLIGFLLNIGI; via the coding sequence ATGATTGATATACTGCAGCGTGAGTTTATATATTTATTCTATTACTTTAGTGTACAATTGGAACAGATTTTTACATATTGGCTGTTAGGCATGCTCATAGGGTCTGCGGTGTCGGTGTTTGGTAAGGAACGGATACATCGGCTGTTCAGTGGCTTGCAGAATAAGAGGCTTGGGGTATTAGGCATTTTCCTTGCCTGTTGTCTTGGGATAATCTCTCCGCTTTGCATGTATGGAACAATTCCAATTGCCGCTTCCTTTTCAGAGAAGGGTATGAGAGACGACTGGCTGGCTGCTTTTATGATGTCATCGATTTTGTTAAATCCTCAGCTGATTATTTATAGTGCAGCATTGGGAACTAAGGCATTGATTGTACGAATTATCGCCTGCTTACTATGTGGATTTATGGCAGGGTTGCTAATAAAGTTATTCTACAGAGAAAAATCATTTTTTAATTTCAGCGGTTTTTCTGAAATGAAGAGCCATGATACAGATGCCAACATTCTACTACGTTTCCTTAAAAATTTTGGAAGAAATGTGAAAGCAACCGGTCTGTACTTTCTTCTGGGAATATTATTATCCGCGCTGTTTCAGAGATATGTACCGGCAGATGCATTTGCTAATTTATTTGGTAGCAACAAGGGATTTGGTGTACTGATAGCAGCTACAATAGGTGTTCCGCTTTACATGTGCGGAGGAGGAACAATACCGCTTTTGCGGCAGTGGTTATTTGACGGTATGAGCATGGGATCTGCAGCAGCTTTCATGATTACAGGGCCAGCCACAAAAATAACCAATTTGGGTGCTGTGAAAATTGTATTGGGTACCAGACGGTTTGTGCTGTATTTAGCATATGTTATAATTTATGCACTTTTAATTGGATTCTTATTAAATATTGGAATTTAA
- a CDS encoding DUF362 domain-containing protein, with the protein MNIKSMIGIVLSIVIMPCLVACSNAKESVNEVAVVTSSSTLSSTSPSTPSVTHSKRETPIVYMTPDISSKGLIAAYKALDWTPKGNVAVKLSTGEPPASNYLKPKLIKELVQSVKGTIVECNTAYGGSRISTAMHMQVAKDHGFTAIAKVDILDADGSMRLPISGGAHLKEDLVGAHFSNYNSYLVLSHFKGHEMAGFGGAIKNISIGLGSREGKCLIHTAGNSNSSIYGQNQDAFLESMGEAGKAVSDSLGNGRNIVYINVMNNLSIDCDCNGNPAKPEIADIGILASTDPVALDKACIDLVYAAKGSESLKERIEDLNGLHTLEYAEKIGLGCRTYKLVNIND; encoded by the coding sequence ATGAATATTAAAAGTATGATAGGTATTGTTTTAAGCATTGTAATTATGCCTTGCCTCGTAGCATGCAGTAATGCTAAGGAAAGTGTTAATGAAGTTGCTGTGGTAACCTCATCGTCAACCTTATCATCAACCTCACCATCAACTCCATCAGTAACCCATTCAAAGAGAGAAACCCCAATCGTGTATATGACTCCTGACATCAGCTCCAAGGGTTTAATAGCTGCTTATAAGGCGCTGGACTGGACACCGAAAGGTAATGTTGCAGTGAAGCTCAGCACAGGTGAGCCGCCGGCTAGTAACTATCTCAAGCCGAAATTGATTAAAGAACTGGTGCAGTCAGTCAAGGGTACAATTGTGGAATGTAATACAGCGTATGGAGGCTCCCGAATCAGTACAGCCATGCATATGCAGGTCGCGAAGGATCATGGCTTTACCGCGATTGCAAAGGTAGATATTTTGGATGCCGACGGTTCAATGAGGCTGCCGATATCAGGGGGAGCCCATCTGAAAGAAGATCTTGTAGGAGCACACTTTTCCAATTATAATTCATATCTTGTATTATCTCATTTTAAAGGACATGAAATGGCCGGATTTGGAGGTGCTATTAAGAATATTTCAATAGGTCTTGGTTCGAGGGAAGGAAAATGTCTGATCCATACAGCCGGCAATAGTAATTCAAGTATATATGGACAAAATCAGGATGCCTTTCTGGAATCTATGGGTGAGGCTGGTAAGGCAGTTTCTGACAGCTTGGGAAACGGAAGGAATATTGTTTACATCAATGTGATGAATAATCTTAGCATAGATTGTGACTGTAACGGCAATCCGGCAAAACCGGAGATTGCTGATATCGGAATACTTGCATCCACTGACCCGGTAGCGCTGGATAAGGCATGTATAGATCTTGTATATGCTGCAAAAGGCAGTGAATCCCTCAAAGAAAGAATTGAAGATTTGAATGGATTACATACGTTGGAATACGCAGAGAAAATAGGTCTTGGTTGTCGCACTTATAAATTGGTGAATATTAATGATTGA
- a CDS encoding ClC family H(+)/Cl(-) exchange transporter codes for MKEDNKHNTYNTLFHWHSFRLKLVFEGIAVGILTGLLIILYRFSLEKSMEFIKYIYGVLLIKPYLIPIWVGVLVIVGFIVGKIIKAEPMVSGSGIPQVEGVLLRKLKMSWWKVILGKFFGGVLAIGSGLSLGREGPSVQLGAAIGQGFSKIFKRIKLEEKYLITSGASAGLAAAFNAPLAGVMFALEEVHKNFSPLVLLSSLAAALSADYVSSGFFGLKPVLNFKTLNALPLKSYFYIIVLGVVLGALGGLFNKSILMFQTLYSKLRRIPKEFHIIIPMIISILLGLVLPQVLGGGHELITSLLANGGSPILFLLMLLLAKFLFTMVSYGSGAPGGIFLPLLSIGALIGSIYGFLAVYLFHFENIYINSFIILAMAGYFTAVVRAPITGIILITEMTGSFNHLLSLAIVSITAYIVADLLGSKPIYESLLERILRKQGRKVAIGSYKHKSILEFAICMGSELDGKVIKDIKWPSHCLLVAVKRGEQEIIPKGDTALYAGDYLIVLTNDDKVSKINDSFAKIIGHCE; via the coding sequence ATGAAAGAAGATAACAAGCACAATACATATAATACTTTATTTCATTGGCATAGTTTCAGATTAAAACTTGTATTTGAGGGTATAGCAGTTGGTATTTTGACAGGGTTATTGATTATTTTATATCGATTTTCTTTAGAAAAATCCATGGAGTTCATTAAATATATATATGGAGTTTTATTAATAAAACCATATCTGATACCAATATGGGTAGGTGTATTAGTAATCGTTGGCTTTATAGTAGGGAAAATAATTAAAGCTGAACCAATGGTTAGTGGCAGCGGTATTCCTCAGGTCGAGGGAGTGTTACTAAGAAAGCTAAAAATGAGTTGGTGGAAGGTAATTCTTGGTAAGTTTTTTGGTGGGGTTTTGGCTATTGGTTCAGGTCTGTCTTTGGGGAGGGAAGGTCCGTCCGTCCAATTGGGAGCTGCTATAGGACAAGGTTTCAGCAAAATATTTAAAAGAATAAAACTGGAAGAAAAATATCTTATAACAAGTGGGGCAAGTGCCGGTCTTGCAGCTGCATTCAATGCACCGTTAGCGGGAGTAATGTTTGCTTTGGAGGAAGTTCATAAAAATTTCTCGCCATTAGTGTTACTATCATCACTGGCGGCGGCATTATCAGCAGATTATGTATCAAGCGGCTTTTTTGGTTTAAAACCTGTTTTAAATTTTAAAACTTTAAATGCTTTACCTCTAAAGTCTTACTTTTATATAATTGTTTTAGGTGTAGTATTGGGCGCATTGGGAGGGCTATTTAACAAGTCAATACTCATGTTCCAAACCTTATATTCAAAATTGAGAAGGATTCCAAAAGAGTTTCATATTATTATACCCATGATAATTTCTATATTATTAGGATTGGTACTGCCACAGGTGCTAGGTGGAGGTCATGAGTTGATTACATCTCTTTTAGCAAATGGCGGCTCTCCTATACTGTTTCTCTTGATGTTATTGTTAGCTAAGTTTTTATTTACAATGGTAAGCTATGGTTCAGGAGCTCCTGGAGGAATTTTTTTACCATTACTTTCGATTGGGGCATTAATAGGAAGTATATATGGATTTTTGGCAGTATATTTATTTCATTTTGAAAATATATATATCAATAGCTTTATAATTCTGGCTATGGCAGGTTATTTTACAGCAGTTGTAAGAGCACCTATAACAGGAATAATTCTTATAACTGAAATGACGGGCTCTTTTAATCATCTCTTATCCCTTGCCATAGTATCAATTACTGCTTATATAGTTGCTGATCTTTTAGGCTCAAAGCCTATTTATGAGTCCTTGCTTGAAAGAATTTTACGAAAACAGGGTAGAAAAGTTGCCATCGGGAGCTATAAGCATAAATCTATTTTGGAATTCGCAATTTGCATGGGTTCAGAACTTGATGGAAAAGTAATAAAAGACATAAAATGGCCGTCCCATTGTTTGCTGGTTGCAGTCAAAAGGGGGGAGCAAGAAATAATTCCAAAGGGAGATACAGCTCTATATGCCGGTGATTATTTAATTGTTCTCACAAATGATGACAAAGTATCAAAAATCAATGATTCTTTTGCAAAGATAATTGGCCACTGTGAGTAA
- a CDS encoding phosphate ABC transporter substrate-binding protein: MNKLIKSITLSMVLAISLTAALAGCGTKNETDTGSDISGSVTAVGSSALQPLAEKAAQMFMDKNKDANIQVQGGGSGTGLKQVSEGGADIGNSDVYAAEKLPEDKAKALVDHKVCVVGFATVVNPKIKVDNLTKQQLIDIFSGKITNWKDVGGDDMKVVIINRPSSSGTRATFKKYALDGAEEAEGKALTEDQSGTVKKAVAETDGAISYLALSYIDKSVKTLKYEGVEATVENITSGKYPIWSYEHMYTKGKPTGAVKAFIDYMTSSDFTSSISEMGYIPNSDMKISRDK, from the coding sequence ATGAATAAACTCATAAAATCTATAACGTTATCAATGGTATTAGCTATCAGTTTAACCGCTGCCTTAGCCGGATGCGGAACGAAAAATGAAACCGACACAGGTTCTGATATTTCCGGTTCTGTTACTGCAGTGGGGTCATCAGCACTTCAGCCTTTAGCAGAAAAGGCAGCACAAATGTTCATGGATAAAAATAAGGATGCAAATATACAAGTGCAGGGTGGAGGTAGCGGAACAGGACTTAAGCAGGTATCCGAAGGTGGAGCTGATATAGGTAACTCTGATGTGTATGCTGCCGAAAAGCTCCCTGAGGATAAAGCAAAAGCATTGGTGGACCACAAAGTTTGTGTTGTAGGTTTTGCAACTGTTGTAAATCCTAAGATTAAAGTTGACAACTTAACAAAGCAACAGTTGATTGATATATTTTCAGGTAAAATAACAAACTGGAAAGATGTCGGCGGAGATGATATGAAGGTTGTAATTATTAATAGACCAAGTTCATCAGGAACAAGAGCAACATTTAAAAAATATGCTTTAGATGGCGCTGAAGAAGCAGAAGGTAAAGCACTTACAGAAGATCAATCAGGTACAGTTAAGAAGGCTGTAGCAGAAACAGATGGAGCAATATCATATCTTGCACTATCTTATATTGACAAAAGTGTAAAAACTCTAAAATATGAAGGTGTCGAAGCCACAGTAGAGAATATTACCAGCGGTAAGTATCCTATATGGTCTTACGAGCACATGTATACCAAGGGAAAACCTACAGGTGCGGTAAAAGCCTTTATTGATTACATGACAAGCAGTGATTTTACTTCTTCAATTTCTGAAATGGGATATATACCAAACAGTGATATGAAAATATCAAGGGATAAATAG
- a CDS encoding TetR/AcrR family transcriptional regulator has protein sequence MSRNKRKNEVLTQARKESILRVAIKHFSEKGYQGTNVSEIAKELGISQGIVFWYFQTKENLYKNAFMQEFIEIKLASSRILHNDYLQPLEKLRSIISEMIKVYQEKKEGCMLILQILSNTELQHVLSIDITNVYNDLFSDLELLFCEAGASNPKLKARNFVALLDGFMIQILLGLDIGERETLVNDILHRYELV, from the coding sequence ATGTCCAGAAACAAACGAAAGAATGAAGTTTTAACGCAAGCTCGGAAAGAGAGTATATTGCGAGTCGCAATAAAACATTTTTCTGAAAAAGGATATCAAGGTACTAATGTATCTGAAATTGCTAAGGAACTTGGTATAAGTCAGGGGATAGTTTTTTGGTATTTTCAAACTAAGGAAAACCTATATAAAAACGCATTTATGCAGGAATTTATAGAAATAAAATTAGCAAGTTCAAGAATTCTCCATAATGATTATTTGCAGCCTTTAGAAAAATTAAGAAGTATAATATCGGAAATGATTAAAGTGTACCAAGAGAAAAAAGAAGGATGTATGTTAATCCTTCAGATTCTTTCCAATACAGAACTACAGCATGTCTTATCAATAGACATAACCAATGTATATAATGACCTATTTAGTGATTTAGAGTTACTTTTCTGCGAAGCTGGAGCGTCTAATCCAAAATTAAAGGCAAGGAATTTTGTAGCACTACTTGATGGATTTATGATACAAATCCTTTTAGGTCTGGATATAGGAGAACGTGAGACGCTTGTCAATGATATTTTACATAGATATGAACTTGTATAA
- a CDS encoding transporter substrate-binding domain-containing protein, with protein MFRNKLKSIFPVILILILLAGCGSKGVNIGVVTGTTFEEQARKLTKVKEVKLYKDDTLTLWELSNGRIDGVITDRMVGTIGIRDGGYKNLKLAGDLLYKETIAVAINQKDDALRQAINKVLNEIISDGTYEKISKKYFDINILDGVDYKPTIPNEKPATDDSLDRVKKAGKIKFAMSGGYPPFNYFNDKEELTGFDVDIGKEVAKRLGVSYEPITTDWSGILEGLRSKRYDGIFGSMAISKDRSEVVDFTDPYYYSGAQLIVRNDSKINSPDDLK; from the coding sequence ATGTTTAGAAACAAATTGAAATCTATTTTCCCGGTAATACTAATACTTATATTGCTGGCAGGATGTGGAAGTAAAGGAGTAAATATTGGAGTGGTTACCGGAACAACCTTTGAAGAACAAGCTAGAAAGCTGACTAAAGTTAAGGAAGTAAAGCTTTACAAGGATGATACATTGACTCTTTGGGAATTGTCCAACGGAAGAATTGATGGAGTAATAACAGACCGAATGGTTGGAACAATCGGTATAAGAGACGGCGGCTATAAAAATCTAAAACTTGCAGGAGATTTATTATATAAAGAAACCATTGCGGTTGCAATTAATCAGAAGGACGATGCCCTGAGACAGGCTATAAACAAAGTATTAAATGAAATAATTTCTGATGGTACATATGAAAAAATCAGTAAAAAATATTTCGACATTAATATCCTTGATGGAGTTGATTATAAACCAACAATCCCCAATGAAAAACCTGCAACTGATGATAGTCTGGATAGAGTTAAGAAGGCGGGAAAAATAAAATTTGCAATGAGCGGAGGTTATCCTCCATTTAATTACTTCAATGATAAAGAAGAACTTACGGGCTTCGATGTCGATATTGGAAAAGAAGTAGCAAAGCGACTGGGGGTCAGCTACGAACCCATTACCACCGATTGGAGCGGAATACTTGAAGGCCTGAGGAGTAAACGCTATGACGGTATTTTTGGTAGTATGGCTATAAGTAAGGACCGTTCTGAAGTAGTTGACTTCACAGACCCTTACTATTATTCAGGTGCACAATTAATTGTAAGGAATGATTCAAAAATAAACAGTCCGGACGATTTGAAATAG
- a CDS encoding cyclic-di-AMP receptor produces the protein MKLIFSIVHDDDSYTVIEELNNSGYYVTKLCSTGSFLRTGNTTLLIGINDEELEPVLEIIKANSKRRTQYVQTTTHGALPGIFATVGTEVSVGGSTIFVINVEKMEKF, from the coding sequence ATGAAATTAATCTTTTCCATAGTACATGATGATGATTCGTATACTGTTATTGAAGAACTTAACAACAGTGGTTATTACGTAACTAAACTTTGCTCAACCGGCTCATTTCTTAGGACTGGTAATACAACTTTACTTATTGGCATAAATGATGAAGAGCTGGAACCTGTTTTAGAGATTATTAAAGCAAATTCCAAAAGACGAACGCAGTATGTTCAAACTACAACCCATGGAGCACTTCCGGGAATTTTCGCTACCGTTGGAACAGAGGTAAGTGTTGGTGGTTCAACTATATTTGTTATTAATGTTGAAAAAATGGAGAAGTTCTAA
- a CDS encoding amino acid ABC transporter permease, translated as MKYDWSILIEKFPIFLPAAFETLKITAAAIIVGLVIGLLTSMCRISKIKLIYYPATFYVNLVRGTPILLQLFIVYYGLTDIVNLSAYPSAIIAFGLHNGAYISEIFRGAIKSIDRGQFEAARSIGMSKFRAMYRIILPQALKRAVPPLGNQFIIATKDSSLASAVTVKELLLKSQQMGSSTFRFMEYFLIAGIYYFIMTSILGFFVHKLEKRLAVSDR; from the coding sequence TTGAAATACGATTGGAGCATACTAATTGAAAAATTTCCGATATTTTTACCTGCGGCATTTGAAACACTAAAAATAACAGCTGCAGCCATAATAGTCGGTTTGGTAATTGGACTTTTAACGTCAATGTGCAGAATTTCTAAAATAAAGCTTATATATTATCCAGCAACTTTTTACGTTAATTTGGTCAGAGGCACGCCTATATTATTACAATTATTCATTGTATATTATGGGTTAACTGATATTGTTAATCTTTCCGCATATCCTTCTGCAATAATTGCTTTTGGTCTCCACAATGGGGCATATATATCAGAAATATTCCGAGGCGCAATTAAATCAATAGACAGAGGGCAGTTTGAAGCTGCCCGGTCTATTGGAATGAGTAAATTTAGGGCTATGTACCGTATTATACTTCCTCAGGCTTTAAAGCGAGCTGTTCCACCATTGGGAAACCAATTTATAATTGCGACAAAAGATTCCTCACTTGCTAGTGCAGTAACAGTAAAAGAGTTATTACTTAAATCTCAACAGATGGGTTCTTCTACATTCCGTTTTATGGAGTACTTTTTAATTGCTGGAATTTATTATTTTATAATGACCTCAATACTTGGATTCTTCGTGCATAAACTTGAGAAAAGACTAGCCGTTAGTGACAGATAG